From Leptospira venezuelensis, a single genomic window includes:
- a CDS encoding acyl-CoA carboxylase subunit beta translates to MSEQAYSINNPFQSSDPSESQPVSSIYDDANAMGKELLEKPLQGGGTDRILVQHSKGRMTVWERIKVLTNSEPNILYQNWGKNLDGASLITGILNINGRDVAIYGHDFTLRAGSMDATNGNKLARLIYMAGEHGIPLIGMNDSAGAYVPAGVGGLDGYSEAFTALRKISGVVPSLMLMFGFNAGGGAYLPRQGSFMIQPENTFFGLTGPGVVKSVLGEDISADDLGGPKVHGQSGVVDLVTNDELGALRTALRLLSYIPDNNASAAPFHPTSDPTDRFIYEEEILFKKTFNSPTGMNTPFDITLYIQNICDHGQYFEIQPQRSRNLVTAFGRLGGHVVGFVANNSAVSSGQIDIGAARKGTRFIRFCNVYNIPLIFLEDTTGFLPGKEQEQHGIVLEGRKLLDAIIDIRTPRLTLIIRNAFGGAYASFNSYHTGADMVFALPTARIAVMGPAGKDYVYKDEINAIQKEYKENLKNGASEKDAAATRDKKLQLLSQKYEKELMNPKEALSLGSVSRIVLPGTTRNILFKNLDYLIRHYKPGPMSGPQREFE, encoded by the coding sequence ATGTCGGAACAAGCGTACTCTATAAATAATCCGTTTCAATCTTCTGATCCATCGGAATCCCAACCCGTTTCCAGTATTTACGACGATGCCAATGCAATGGGCAAAGAGTTATTGGAAAAACCTCTGCAAGGAGGTGGAACGGATAGGATCCTAGTACAACATTCTAAAGGAAGAATGACTGTTTGGGAAAGGATCAAAGTCCTTACCAATTCAGAGCCCAATATTCTCTACCAAAACTGGGGAAAAAACTTAGATGGGGCTTCCTTAATCACAGGTATTTTAAACATCAACGGAAGGGACGTAGCAATCTACGGACATGACTTCACTCTCAGAGCGGGGTCCATGGATGCTACTAACGGAAACAAACTCGCAAGACTTATCTATATGGCAGGGGAACATGGTATCCCTCTGATCGGAATGAATGACTCAGCAGGTGCATATGTTCCTGCAGGAGTAGGTGGACTGGACGGATATTCCGAAGCATTCACCGCACTCAGAAAGATCAGTGGTGTGGTTCCAAGCTTAATGCTCATGTTCGGATTTAACGCAGGTGGTGGAGCTTATCTTCCAAGACAAGGTTCCTTCATGATCCAACCGGAGAATACATTCTTCGGATTGACAGGACCAGGAGTTGTTAAATCAGTTTTGGGCGAGGACATCAGCGCGGACGATCTGGGCGGACCAAAGGTTCACGGACAAAGCGGGGTAGTTGACTTAGTAACTAACGATGAGTTAGGAGCTTTAAGAACAGCACTCAGACTTTTATCTTATATTCCTGATAATAATGCAAGTGCTGCACCTTTCCATCCAACTTCCGATCCTACAGATAGATTCATCTACGAAGAAGAGATCTTATTCAAAAAGACTTTCAATTCTCCTACGGGGATGAATACTCCATTCGATATCACATTATATATCCAGAATATTTGTGATCATGGACAATACTTCGAGATCCAACCTCAAAGATCCAGAAACCTAGTCACCGCATTCGGTAGATTGGGAGGACATGTGGTAGGATTTGTTGCGAATAACTCTGCGGTTTCTTCCGGTCAGATCGATATAGGCGCAGCAAGAAAAGGGACCAGATTTATCCGTTTCTGTAACGTATATAATATTCCTTTAATTTTCTTAGAAGATACCACTGGTTTTTTACCAGGAAAAGAACAGGAACAACACGGTATCGTACTCGAAGGAAGAAAACTTCTGGATGCGATCATCGATATTCGCACTCCAAGATTAACTCTAATTATCAGAAACGCATTCGGTGGAGCTTACGCAAGTTTTAACTCTTACCATACTGGTGCGGATATGGTTTTTGCACTTCCGACTGCAAGGATTGCGGTAATGGGACCTGCTGGTAAGGATTACGTTTACAAAGACGAAATCAACGCTATCCAAAAAGAATATAAGGAAAATCTGAAGAATGGTGCATCTGAAAAGGATGCAGCTGCGACCAGGGACAAAAAACTACAGCTTCTCTCTCAGAAATATGAGAAGGAACTCATGAACCCTAAGGAAGCATTGTCTTTAGGTTCCGTTTCAAGGATCGTTCTCCCTGGAACAACCAGAAACATACTCTTCAAAAATCTAGATTATTTAATCCGACACTACAAACCTGGACCAATGTCCGGACCTCAAAGGGAATTCGAGTAA
- a CDS encoding STAS domain-containing protein, with the protein MELTVEIKGNSRVIHLIGNMDVHNTHRIEQAFMDHIRKATEPNIVLDMSNVEFVSSAGLRVIVGSLRVCKEREIQLKLAALRPAVRKVFEIIDMDSLFKIYDTVDSSLQ; encoded by the coding sequence ATGGAACTGACGGTAGAAATAAAAGGGAACTCTAGAGTGATCCATCTTATAGGTAATATGGATGTTCATAACACTCATCGGATAGAACAGGCGTTCATGGATCATATCCGCAAAGCTACAGAGCCCAATATCGTCTTAGATATGTCCAACGTGGAATTCGTTTCTTCCGCAGGTTTAAGAGTCATTGTTGGTTCCTTAAGAGTCTGTAAAGAAAGAGAGATCCAACTCAAACTTGCTGCTTTACGCCCGGCCGTTCGTAAGGTTTTCGAGATTATAGATATGGATTCACTTTTTAAGATCTATGATACTGTAGATTCTAGCCTCCAATAA
- a CDS encoding SpoIIE family protein phosphatase: MFDSFLREAIALTHADLGGIFSTTESANIRQISGRNEKELIEAAHWAFSQSGKDLLLERGKTPPWAKSPSNYPLLVVRLKVDDLDSSVQAKRASYAVLVLQGKTTADRFSKTDFELLRTTCKTVGRLLKESHVSGDASLVTLSLLATTQLVLEAAQAKRQSERFDFLLTEVIRVSGLINSSLDLSQLLEAIMLSSKTVFRTEACSVLLLDESKEYLYFHTVLGEKSEAVTKMQVPVGKGVAGLVVRERKPMIINDAQNDDRVYKEVDKASQFTTRNIMAAPLVANDEVIGVIEAINTVDREKFTGEDLELFLSFSGTSALAIQKTGLLQNLENANKDLRKKVSELESLFDLSQAVSLSTNRLGLVRKSIRLIIRELDASVAGIFLYSLTKENFINCAYYDGKAEKIDRVLEEEILGTQVLSSIKEGLPVLKRDILDQPFPHELDRRYLKGSYIIVPLFLSSGEPYGALTVADRKDKLSYQDSDFRLLQTMASQFTKGFEAFRLRNEMLEKKAIQQEMEITRKIQQNILPSEKVFHSNFDLGILSVPAKDVSGDFYDYYQYSDGQYSFLIADVSGKSLPAALFMAMSSSIIRTLARNHDLSPEEILRQGNELIFEDSHFGMFVTAFFIHYNPSLFTIEYASAGHNDQVWIKEDGSYELLKGQGPPLGVIPTAKYKGGNFTVKPGDIFVLYTDGAVEEKDAQGNEFGLERMIEEIKSRRHLPAQKIVEELYATIRSFSLGKEPFDDFTVLLLKYNNDFQFFRTFDANTGQIPIFREFIYDAIKVRNLPDFLRDDILLAGDEAATNIVMHGYKDTLLRNPKFDCKIRFTEDSITIVLTDSGKGFDRTNVKDPSIEENLSGKRKGGFGVYLIETLMDVVDYKMEEGRNILTLQKFFR; this comes from the coding sequence ATCTTTGATAGTTTTTTGAGAGAGGCGATTGCACTCACTCATGCTGATCTGGGAGGTATATTTTCCACAACAGAGTCTGCGAATATTCGGCAAATCTCAGGTCGTAACGAAAAAGAATTGATCGAAGCTGCTCATTGGGCTTTTTCACAATCCGGAAAAGATCTACTTTTAGAAAGGGGTAAGACACCTCCTTGGGCAAAATCTCCCAGCAATTATCCGCTTTTAGTTGTTCGATTAAAGGTAGATGATCTGGATTCGAGTGTCCAAGCTAAACGAGCAAGTTATGCAGTATTAGTATTGCAGGGAAAGACAACTGCAGATCGTTTTTCTAAAACTGATTTTGAACTTCTTCGTACAACATGCAAAACAGTGGGGAGATTATTAAAAGAATCTCATGTCTCCGGTGACGCTTCCTTAGTCACTCTTTCCTTACTCGCAACAACCCAGTTAGTATTAGAAGCTGCACAAGCAAAAAGACAATCGGAACGTTTCGACTTCCTACTTACTGAAGTGATTCGTGTTTCTGGATTAATCAATTCTTCGTTAGATCTTTCTCAATTATTAGAAGCGATCATGCTTTCGTCTAAGACTGTATTTAGAACGGAAGCATGTAGTGTTCTTCTATTGGATGAATCAAAGGAATATCTCTACTTCCACACAGTGCTGGGAGAAAAAAGCGAAGCTGTCACTAAGATGCAAGTTCCTGTTGGAAAGGGAGTGGCAGGTCTAGTAGTTCGAGAACGTAAACCGATGATCATCAATGACGCTCAAAATGATGATCGAGTTTATAAAGAAGTGGATAAGGCTTCTCAATTCACAACTCGAAATATTATGGCGGCTCCCTTAGTTGCAAACGACGAAGTCATAGGTGTAATTGAAGCGATTAATACAGTTGACAGAGAGAAGTTTACCGGAGAAGATCTGGAACTTTTTTTAAGTTTTTCAGGAACTTCTGCGTTAGCGATCCAAAAGACTGGACTTCTTCAAAACCTAGAGAATGCAAACAAGGATCTTCGCAAAAAAGTATCCGAATTAGAGTCTTTATTTGATCTATCCCAAGCAGTTAGTCTCTCTACAAACAGATTAGGTCTAGTTCGAAAATCCATCCGACTCATCATCAGAGAACTGGATGCTAGTGTGGCAGGGATCTTCTTATATAGCCTTACCAAAGAAAATTTCATCAACTGTGCTTATTATGATGGAAAAGCGGAAAAGATCGATAGGGTATTAGAAGAAGAAATTTTAGGAACCCAAGTCCTTTCTAGTATCAAAGAAGGTCTTCCTGTTCTAAAGAGGGATATTTTGGATCAACCATTCCCTCATGAATTGGATAGGAGATATTTAAAAGGTTCATATATTATTGTTCCATTATTCTTATCCAGCGGAGAACCATACGGGGCCTTGACTGTTGCTGATAGAAAGGATAAACTTTCGTATCAGGATTCAGATTTCCGATTATTGCAGACAATGGCTTCCCAATTTACAAAGGGATTCGAAGCTTTCCGTTTGAGAAACGAGATGTTGGAGAAAAAAGCGATCCAACAGGAGATGGAAATTACTCGGAAGATCCAACAGAATATTCTTCCTTCAGAAAAAGTATTTCATTCCAATTTTGATCTGGGGATTCTTTCTGTTCCAGCTAAAGATGTATCTGGGGATTTTTACGATTATTACCAATACAGCGATGGCCAATATTCATTTTTGATCGCAGATGTTTCCGGAAAAAGTCTGCCTGCTGCTCTATTTATGGCTATGAGCTCTTCTATCATCCGAACCCTTGCTAGAAACCATGATCTAAGTCCGGAAGAAATTTTAAGACAAGGAAACGAGTTAATTTTCGAAGATTCTCATTTTGGAATGTTCGTCACCGCATTCTTTATTCATTATAATCCTTCCTTGTTTACGATTGAATATGCATCCGCTGGTCATAATGACCAGGTATGGATCAAAGAAGATGGCTCATACGAATTATTAAAAGGGCAAGGACCACCACTTGGTGTAATCCCGACTGCAAAATACAAGGGTGGAAATTTCACAGTCAAACCGGGAGATATTTTTGTTCTCTATACCGACGGAGCTGTAGAAGAAAAAGACGCTCAAGGAAATGAATTCGGTCTGGAAAGAATGATAGAAGAGATCAAATCCAGAAGGCATCTTCCTGCACAAAAAATAGTGGAAGAATTGTATGCGACTATTCGTTCCTTCTCTTTAGGAAAGGAACCTTTTGACGATTTCACTGTACTTCTATTGAAGTACAATAACGATTTTCAATTTTTCAGGACTTTTGATGCGAATACAGGTCAAATTCCTATCTTCCGAGAATTTATATATGATGCGATCAAAGTCAGAAATCTGCCAGATTTTTTAAGAGATGATATTCTTTTAGCGGGGGATGAGGCGGCTACGAATATCGTAATGCACGGTTACAAAGATACTCTGCTCAGAAATCCGAAATTCGATTGTAAAATTCGGTTCACTGAAGATTCTATCACGATCGTGCTGACTGATTCCGGAAAAGGATTCGACAGAACGAATGTGAAAGACCCGTCCATAGAGGAAAATCTCTCCGGAAAAAGAAAAGGCGGATTCGGTGTGTATCTGATAGAGACATTGATGGACGTGGTGGATTACAAAATGGAAGAGGGAAGAAACATACTCACTCTCCAAAAATTTTTCCGCTGA
- the def gene encoding peptide deformylase, which translates to MSVRKILKIGDPLLRKTSDDVHPDELGTKEFKKLIRDMFDTMRHADGVGLAAPQIGIMKKIVVVGSDPEDDSPSRVPERILINPEIKPITDSVDGNWEGCLSVPGMRGYVERPNKIQLKWMDEKGNTHDETIEGYSAIVYQHECDHLHGVLYVDRLKSTKMFGFNDSMELSGPILD; encoded by the coding sequence ATGTCAGTACGTAAAATTCTCAAAATCGGCGATCCACTACTAAGAAAAACCAGTGATGATGTTCATCCTGACGAGCTGGGAACCAAAGAGTTCAAAAAACTGATCAGGGATATGTTTGATACAATGCGACATGCAGACGGCGTGGGCCTTGCTGCACCTCAGATCGGTATCATGAAGAAGATTGTGGTAGTCGGTTCCGACCCCGAAGATGACAGCCCATCTAGAGTTCCTGAAAGGATACTTATCAATCCTGAGATCAAACCAATCACTGACTCAGTCGACGGTAACTGGGAAGGTTGTCTTTCTGTTCCGGGTATGAGGGGTTATGTAGAAAGACCCAATAAGATCCAACTGAAATGGATGGATGAAAAAGGAAATACCCACGATGAAACAATCGAGGGATATTCCGCAATCGTATACCAACATGAATGCGATCACCTGCACGGAGTTTTGTACGTTGATAGATTAAAAAGTACAAAAATGTTCGGGTTCAACGACTCCATGGAACTAAGCGGTCCTATTCTGGACTAA
- a CDS encoding efflux RND transporter permease subunit codes for MKSIIEYFLSKSIFVNLLTAIIILWGGCKAIEMNREAFPNINFDIVSVSTIYLGASPQEVEKLVTNPLEKAIKEVDGIKEYRSASIEGRSGIVITLDPDTKDTQKVVDDIKSAIDRVEDLPEEAEDPVVTEITTARTPVIEVSITLKDDDGSVEAEKKLRAQAKIVEQALLDISGVAKVSRRGWRETEMQVDILPDKLFGFYLTGQDVIGALRNRNVNVPGGNVTGLDKEIILRTIGEFDSPEEISKVHVRGNEIGNAIRVQDIARVSEGLREADYIENVNGTKTVALTVLKRQSADAIKIVDNVKSTVEKFRKGSPEFQYAFVNDLSKYIRRRLNVLISNAAFGMILVTGSLFFFLGWRVALMTALGIPVSFGATFILMNQFGMTLNLISMFGLVLVVGILVDDAIIICENVYRYIEEGLPPYEATLKGTLEVVSPVTATVTTTIAAFAPLLFMPGIFGKFVFSIPLVVIIALCASLAEAFFILPNHLYDINKGGVKSGEIKEESGWFAKFRNTKYVPALRFALNNPWKMTVGIVFLLIASFIIQFLFSKFKLFPGSVDQFYVKVTAKTGASLNETYRYLEVIERELAKVPPEDIENYATRVGIIQANPNDPFTKRGKHYGMAMAYLTAEENRKKCHKTDDIIQKLRRKTLWLLNETSRKIEEEKIQKEADEAKNPCDIPEPVVIPEEFESLRGKLVSLEYEKVSGGPPVGKPVAIEIRGDSYETLLKIASEYKSVLGKVKGVTDIADDFNEGKDEVRIRVSESLASTAGVSVFRVAQAINTAFQGTVSTKIKRTDEEVEVKVRFPESYRKSVDSLNHVYVSNSIGKMIPVSRLVTMQKLPGVSNINHLDGKRLVTVTANLAGGKQANSREANSSAKTLAEQEKIIDKYPGYMVRFGGENKDTEESMGSLGGKFGLALLIMYVIIASQFGSILQPFVIGSAIPFSFIGVILAFVTHGESFGFLAMLGIVGLAGVVVNDSIVLVDFANTLRKENPNKDIKEILIDTGNLRLRAVTLTTVTTVLGLLPTAYGIGGYDPFLVPMALAFGWGLAFASIITLIMVPVFYLHMYHFQNWLSVKWKNFKAWIGRTFARKKSLQAGTVYFPSSEYLSEPGPAPTNNKGKNKK; via the coding sequence ATGAAAAGTATCATCGAATATTTCCTCTCGAAAAGTATCTTCGTAAACCTACTCACAGCAATTATCATTTTATGGGGAGGCTGTAAAGCGATTGAAATGAATCGCGAAGCTTTTCCAAACATTAATTTTGATATTGTATCTGTTTCCACTATATACTTAGGCGCTTCTCCTCAAGAGGTAGAAAAGTTAGTCACGAATCCTTTAGAAAAAGCGATTAAAGAAGTGGATGGAATCAAAGAATATAGATCCGCATCTATCGAGGGTAGATCAGGGATTGTAATTACTTTGGATCCCGACACAAAGGATACCCAAAAAGTGGTGGATGATATCAAATCCGCCATAGACCGAGTGGAAGATCTTCCGGAAGAAGCAGAGGATCCTGTAGTAACGGAGATCACGACTGCGAGGACTCCAGTGATTGAAGTTTCTATCACACTGAAAGATGATGATGGATCAGTCGAGGCGGAGAAGAAGTTACGCGCTCAGGCGAAAATAGTAGAACAAGCCCTTTTAGATATTTCAGGAGTAGCAAAGGTTTCTCGTAGAGGTTGGAGAGAAACCGAAATGCAAGTAGATATTCTTCCGGATAAACTATTTGGATTCTATCTCACAGGCCAGGATGTAATTGGCGCATTAAGAAATCGTAACGTAAATGTTCCAGGCGGTAATGTTACAGGTTTAGATAAAGAGATTATTCTTAGAACGATTGGCGAATTTGACAGCCCTGAAGAGATTTCCAAGGTTCATGTTAGAGGAAATGAGATAGGGAACGCGATTCGTGTCCAAGATATTGCCAGAGTATCTGAAGGTTTAAGAGAAGCGGATTATATTGAGAATGTAAACGGCACTAAAACTGTAGCGCTTACCGTTTTAAAGCGCCAAAGTGCAGATGCGATTAAGATAGTAGACAATGTAAAATCTACCGTCGAAAAATTCCGTAAAGGGTCTCCTGAATTCCAATACGCATTCGTAAATGATCTTTCTAAGTATATTCGACGTAGATTAAACGTTTTAATTTCTAACGCTGCATTCGGGATGATTTTAGTTACAGGATCTCTCTTCTTCTTTTTAGGATGGAGAGTCGCACTCATGACTGCTCTTGGGATTCCTGTTTCTTTCGGTGCTACATTCATTCTCATGAACCAATTTGGGATGACCTTAAATCTGATCTCTATGTTCGGATTGGTTTTGGTTGTGGGTATCCTTGTAGATGATGCGATCATTATCTGTGAAAACGTATATAGATATATTGAAGAAGGACTTCCTCCTTACGAAGCGACATTAAAGGGGACCTTGGAAGTGGTTTCTCCAGTGACTGCAACTGTTACTACAACGATTGCAGCGTTTGCCCCTCTTCTGTTTATGCCTGGAATTTTTGGTAAGTTCGTATTTAGCATTCCACTCGTAGTGATTATCGCGCTTTGCGCCTCTCTCGCAGAAGCATTCTTTATTCTTCCAAACCATTTATATGATATCAATAAAGGTGGAGTAAAATCTGGAGAAATTAAAGAAGAATCAGGATGGTTTGCTAAATTTAGGAACACCAAGTATGTTCCTGCACTTCGATTCGCTTTAAACAATCCTTGGAAGATGACCGTAGGTATCGTTTTTTTACTGATCGCAAGCTTTATTATCCAATTTTTATTCTCTAAGTTTAAGTTATTTCCAGGTTCAGTAGACCAATTCTACGTAAAGGTAACAGCTAAAACAGGAGCAAGTTTAAATGAAACATATCGTTATCTCGAGGTAATAGAAAGAGAGCTCGCGAAAGTACCTCCGGAAGATATAGAAAATTATGCAACTCGTGTAGGCATTATCCAAGCAAATCCAAATGATCCTTTTACTAAAAGGGGAAAACATTACGGAATGGCGATGGCTTATTTAACAGCGGAAGAGAACCGGAAAAAATGCCATAAAACAGACGATATCATCCAGAAACTCAGGAGAAAAACTCTTTGGTTACTCAATGAAACTTCTCGCAAAATAGAAGAAGAAAAGATCCAAAAAGAAGCGGATGAAGCCAAAAATCCATGTGATATTCCTGAGCCGGTGGTCATCCCCGAAGAATTTGAATCTCTTAGAGGGAAGCTTGTTTCATTAGAATATGAAAAGGTTTCTGGAGGGCCTCCTGTAGGAAAACCTGTTGCGATTGAGATCAGAGGTGATAGTTATGAAACTCTCCTCAAAATTGCATCTGAATACAAATCAGTACTTGGAAAAGTAAAAGGAGTCACTGATATTGCTGACGACTTCAATGAAGGTAAAGACGAAGTTCGAATTCGAGTCAGCGAATCATTAGCTTCGACTGCTGGAGTTTCCGTATTTAGAGTTGCACAGGCAATCAATACCGCATTCCAAGGAACAGTTTCGACAAAAATTAAAAGAACGGACGAAGAAGTAGAAGTAAAGGTTCGCTTTCCTGAATCTTACAGAAAATCAGTAGATAGTTTAAACCATGTCTATGTTTCAAATTCAATTGGTAAAATGATCCCTGTATCTCGCTTGGTAACCATGCAAAAACTTCCAGGCGTTTCTAATATCAATCATTTGGATGGAAAACGTTTAGTGACTGTTACCGCAAACTTAGCGGGAGGAAAACAAGCAAACTCCAGAGAAGCAAATTCTTCAGCCAAAACATTAGCAGAACAAGAAAAGATCATAGATAAGTATCCAGGTTATATGGTCCGTTTCGGCGGTGAAAATAAGGACACGGAAGAATCAATGGGTTCCCTTGGCGGGAAATTCGGATTGGCTTTGCTTATCATGTATGTCATCATTGCTTCTCAATTTGGATCGATCCTTCAACCATTTGTGATAGGAAGTGCCATCCCCTTTTCCTTTATAGGAGTGATCTTGGCATTTGTGACTCACGGTGAATCTTTCGGATTTTTAGCAATGCTTGGAATTGTTGGCCTTGCGGGAGTAGTAGTAAATGACTCAATTGTACTTGTGGATTTCGCAAACACTTTACGCAAAGAAAATCCAAATAAAGACATTAAAGAAATCTTAATTGATACAGGAAACTTAAGACTAAGAGCAGTAACCTTAACGACTGTAACCACGGTACTAGGACTTTTACCGACTGCTTATGGTATTGGTGGTTACGATCCTTTCTTAGTTCCTATGGCATTGGCTTTCGGTTGGGGACTAGCTTTTGCAAGTATAATCACCCTGATCATGGTACCGGTCTTCTATTTGCATATGTATCATTTCCAAAACTGGCTTTCAGTTAAATGGAAAAACTTTAAAGCTTGGATAGGCCGAACCTTTGCTCGTAAAAAAAGTCTTCAGGCAGGAACAGTATATTTCCCAAGCTCTGAATATTTAAGTGAGCCTGGACCAGCTCCAACAAATAATAAAGGTAAAAATAAGAAGTAA
- a CDS encoding polysaccharide deacetylase family protein produces MLSEEESTVLSKTIKEIQDNEVESEVLEKKFRQIRIGSSVFFFLILSITTVFALARRLDSLQNTVQKQNEVISVLSEDITSLRLEEQQREEEVLRFKSSILDDVPDGDLSEEVNKNLSSLQAIIPNPGTGKNISRGNPNFKEISLTFDLGTGEDLQILYEFMMRFPIKVTLFVSNENPAKKGGSLFSKTNLVYLKKLAALDGRVVFGNHTWSHFNLPRSLKESSLRKRALLSYVADEIPDFNLLLEELTSVEDKFKTITGLNLTKYYRLPYGAVDPIILDVYATQGYENHIFWSNNTVGSLDVPDFVYKKYITKKDTATGKTKLVQNPHYKTKEEMLDFLYRWEAADKNGMNGAIILMHLGSPRQSEKLIYILPDFIQAMLNKGYKFVTVPEVLNEKQD; encoded by the coding sequence ATGCTCAGCGAAGAAGAATCGACAGTATTATCCAAGACGATCAAAGAGATCCAGGACAACGAAGTAGAATCCGAAGTCCTGGAAAAAAAATTTCGTCAGATCCGCATCGGTTCTTCTGTATTCTTCTTTCTTATCTTAAGCATCACCACTGTTTTTGCTTTAGCAAGAAGATTAGATTCTCTTCAGAATACCGTCCAAAAACAGAATGAGGTCATCTCTGTACTTTCGGAAGACATTACAAGTTTAAGATTAGAAGAACAACAAAGAGAAGAAGAAGTTCTTCGTTTCAAGTCGTCAATCTTGGATGACGTTCCGGACGGTGATTTAAGTGAAGAAGTAAATAAAAATCTAAGTTCTCTCCAAGCTATCATTCCTAATCCGGGAACCGGTAAGAATATCAGTAGAGGAAATCCGAATTTTAAGGAAATCTCTCTTACCTTCGATTTAGGAACTGGGGAAGATCTACAAATACTTTATGAATTTATGATGCGATTCCCGATCAAGGTAACCTTATTCGTTTCGAATGAGAATCCAGCTAAAAAAGGCGGATCTTTATTCTCGAAAACTAATTTGGTTTATCTTAAAAAATTGGCCGCATTGGATGGAAGGGTAGTTTTCGGAAATCACACCTGGAGTCATTTTAATTTACCTAGAAGCTTAAAGGAATCCTCTCTTAGAAAAAGAGCGCTCTTGAGCTATGTGGCTGACGAGATCCCGGATTTCAATCTCCTTTTGGAAGAATTAACCTCTGTTGAGGATAAATTTAAAACTATTACAGGACTTAATCTTACTAAATATTATAGATTACCGTATGGAGCAGTGGATCCGATCATCTTGGATGTGTATGCAACCCAAGGTTATGAGAATCATATTTTCTGGAGTAATAATACCGTAGGTTCTTTAGATGTTCCTGACTTTGTCTATAAGAAGTACATCACCAAAAAAGATACCGCGACTGGAAAAACTAAACTAGTACAGAACCCACATTATAAAACCAAAGAAGAGATGTTGGATTTTTTATATCGCTGGGAAGCTGCAGACAAAAATGGAATGAATGGTGCAATTATTTTGATGCACTTAGGTTCGCCTAGACAATCTGAAAAATTGATTTATATTCTTCCTGATTTTATACAGGCAATGTTAAACAAAGGTTATAAATTCGTAACCGTTCCGGAAGTATTGAACGAAAAGCAGGATTAA
- the tyrS gene encoding tyrosine--tRNA ligase codes for MEPKKQIELIRRGTVDLISEAELTSKLTKKKSLKIKAGFDPTAPDLHLGHFVLLRKLRHFQDLGHEVNFLLGDFTAMIGDPTGKSETRKRLSKEEVLKNSETYQSQVFKVLDKEKTKIVYNSRWCSGMNFEDVLVLTSKYSVAQILERDDFSKRYKGGQPISLIEFLYPLVQGYDSVEMEADVELGGTDQKFNLLVGRELQREYGKEAQCVITLPLLVGLDGVKKMSKSLGNYVGITEEPIDMFGKLMSISDELMWNYFELLTDLPMESVSERKKGIESGGLHPKEVKTELAKLIMDQFSSSDANSEAIEEWNKVHNPKARAIPENIPETKLGPEFFQESETPQLIWVLAKLGFVPSTSEARRLIKSGGIYVNEEKLSDEKFTVSKNAEYLIRQGKKGKFIRLVS; via the coding sequence ATGGAACCTAAAAAACAAATCGAATTGATACGACGCGGGACAGTCGATCTGATCAGCGAAGCGGAACTTACCTCCAAACTTACTAAAAAAAAGTCCTTAAAAATCAAAGCCGGTTTCGACCCAACAGCTCCAGACCTTCATCTGGGGCATTTCGTTTTACTTAGAAAATTGAGGCATTTCCAGGACCTAGGACACGAGGTGAATTTCCTTCTAGGGGATTTTACAGCTATGATCGGAGATCCTACAGGAAAATCAGAAACCAGAAAAAGACTCTCCAAAGAAGAAGTTCTCAAAAACTCAGAAACCTACCAAAGCCAAGTTTTTAAGGTTTTGGATAAAGAGAAGACCAAGATTGTATATAATTCCCGCTGGTGTTCGGGGATGAATTTCGAAGACGTTCTTGTCCTTACTTCTAAATATAGCGTAGCCCAAATTTTAGAAAGAGATGATTTCAGCAAAAGATATAAGGGAGGGCAGCCAATCTCCCTGATTGAGTTCCTTTACCCACTTGTCCAAGGTTACGATTCCGTAGAAATGGAAGCAGACGTTGAACTTGGTGGAACAGACCAAAAATTCAACCTATTAGTAGGTAGAGAATTACAGCGAGAATACGGAAAAGAGGCCCAATGTGTGATCACTCTGCCACTTCTTGTTGGTCTGGACGGGGTCAAAAAAATGTCCAAGTCGCTTGGAAATTACGTAGGTATTACAGAAGAGCCAATCGACATGTTCGGCAAACTAATGTCGATCTCAGACGAACTGATGTGGAATTATTTTGAATTACTTACCGATCTCCCTATGGAATCAGTTTCTGAGCGTAAAAAGGGAATCGAGTCAGGAGGACTTCATCCTAAAGAAGTTAAAACAGAACTTGCAAAATTGATTATGGATCAATTTTCATCTTCGGATGCAAATTCGGAAGCGATTGAAGAATGGAACAAGGTCCATAATCCTAAGGCCAGAGCTATCCCGGAGAATATTCCGGAGACAAAATTAGGTCCCGAGTTTTTCCAAGAATCCGAAACTCCTCAGCTCATCTGGGTCCTCGCCAAACTGGGATTTGTTCCTTCTACCTCGGAAGCGAGAAGGTTAATCAAGTCCGGGGGGATTTATGTCAACGAGGAGAAACTTTCGGATGAAAAATTTACTGTAAGTAAAAACGCAGAATACTTGATTCGCCAAGGCAAAAAAGGAAAATTCATCCGTCTGGTCAGTTGA